A section of the Persephonella sp. genome encodes:
- a CDS encoding ABC transporter permease subunit, which translates to MLKLLKYEFYNMYRNKWIIFYTLFFLILTSALFYFAKAPVKVVSTLLQLVILVIPLISLILGTIFMYDSRNFIELLLSQPINRRNIYLAKYLGTSISLSLSFLIGIWLPFVVSLKYIEAPPEYLLYTSLTVSGIFLTFIFVAFAFMITTFFEDRVKGFGASILLWLYMTLIYDGIILFVIVYFRDYPLEKPVLILSILNPVDIARIFVILKLDVAALLGYTGAIFQKFFDTGFGIAVSLVVMLLWVLVPLFLGLFKFGRKDF; encoded by the coding sequence ATGCTAAAGCTTCTTAAATACGAATTTTATAATATGTATAGAAATAAATGGATAATTTTTTATACTTTATTTTTCTTAATTCTTACATCAGCATTATTTTATTTTGCAAAAGCACCTGTTAAAGTTGTTTCAACCTTGTTACAGCTTGTTATCCTTGTTATTCCCCTTATAAGCCTTATTCTTGGCACAATATTTATGTATGATTCAAGGAATTTTATAGAGCTTTTATTATCCCAGCCTATAAATAGGAGAAATATATATCTTGCAAAATATCTTGGGACATCAATATCCTTATCCCTTAGCTTTTTAATCGGGATATGGCTGCCATTTGTAGTTTCCCTAAAATACATAGAAGCTCCTCCAGAATATCTGCTATATACTTCCCTTACAGTTTCCGGGATATTCCTCACATTTATATTTGTTGCCTTTGCATTCATGATTACAACATTTTTTGAAGATAGAGTGAAAGGATTCGGCGCGTCAATTCTATTATGGCTTTATATGACCCTTATTTATGACGGAATTATACTTTTTGTTATCGTTTATTTCAGGGATTATCCTCTGGAAAAACCTGTTTTGATACTTTCTATACTTAATCCTGTTGATATTGCCAGAATATTTGTAATTCTAAAACTTGATGTTGCAGCATTGCTGGGATATACCGGTGCAATATTCCAGAAATTTTTTGATACAGGATTTGGAATAGCCGTTTCTCTTGTTGTTATGCTGCTATGGGTTTTGGTTCCGCTATTTTTAGGTTTATTCAAATTTGGAAGAAAAGATTTTTAG
- a CDS encoding copper chaperone PCu(A)C, translating into MKKIVAFLLTGLFFGVFAQPKIVIKDPWVRAVPPTLKNTALFMVIENNGDSPDVLIAVKTDICNKVMVHKTENSKGVMKMLHVEKLKIPPHSKVVFKPGSYHVMLMGLKEPIKPGEKVKFTLIFDKSGAITIQAPVEMK; encoded by the coding sequence ATGAAGAAAATTGTAGCTTTTTTACTGACTGGATTATTTTTTGGAGTTTTTGCACAACCGAAAATCGTAATTAAAGACCCATGGGTGAGAGCTGTTCCTCCAACGCTAAAAAATACAGCACTTTTTATGGTAATTGAAAATAATGGAGACTCCCCGGATGTGCTTATTGCAGTAAAAACAGATATATGTAACAAAGTGATGGTTCATAAAACTGAAAACAGTAAAGGCGTAATGAAAATGCTCCACGTTGAAAAACTTAAAATTCCTCCACACTCAAAAGTAGTCTTCAAACCAGGAAGTTACCATGTAATGTTGATGGGATTAAAAGAGCCTATAAAACCCGGGGAAAAAGTTAAATTCACATTAATTTTTGATAAATCAGGGGCAATTACTATACAAGCCCCTGTTGAAATGAAATAA
- a CDS encoding nitrous oxide reductase family maturation protein NosD: MKKLLCIKVVFFFIIASVYAKTITVCPNCEISSIKKALQLAQNGDTILIKKGIYKEGNILVKKSVKLIGEGYPVLDGQKKYEVITVKANNVVVKGLVIQNSGKSDIEDIAGIKFFRTKNCRIENCILKNNYWGIYFAASKGGVIKNNTVEGPAKLKYLKSAFGTRIETNFGNGIHLWHCKNMLVEGNHVKHHRDGIYFEFVKDSTIINNVSEENLRYGLHFMFSHRDNYINNTFRRNGAGVAVMYTKHVYMANNRFEYNWGAESYGILLKEIYDSYMYHNVFYKNTTGIFSDNTNRTKIIENDFIENGWAMRIWANSQDNLFKHNNFISNTFNLATNSFENPNKYEENYWSDYKGYDLNHDGIGDVPYRPVSLFGYLTENYPQSIILSRSFFVYLIDLTERMFPMLIPSSLVDKRPLMRRYEWSK, translated from the coding sequence ATGAAAAAACTTCTCTGCATAAAGGTAGTATTTTTTTTCATTATTGCTTCAGTATATGCAAAAACCATAACAGTATGTCCAAACTGTGAAATCTCATCAATAAAAAAAGCCCTTCAACTTGCCCAAAATGGCGATACTATCCTGATTAAAAAAGGTATATACAAAGAGGGAAATATCCTTGTCAAAAAATCTGTAAAGCTGATAGGTGAAGGCTATCCAGTTTTAGACGGCCAAAAGAAATATGAAGTAATTACCGTAAAGGCAAATAATGTTGTTGTTAAAGGACTGGTTATTCAAAACTCAGGAAAAAGTGATATTGAAGATATTGCCGGAATAAAATTTTTCAGGACAAAGAATTGTAGAATTGAAAACTGTATCTTGAAAAACAATTATTGGGGAATTTATTTTGCAGCTTCTAAAGGAGGCGTAATAAAAAATAACACTGTTGAAGGTCCTGCAAAACTTAAATATCTCAAATCAGCCTTTGGAACACGAATAGAAACAAACTTTGGGAATGGTATTCACCTGTGGCACTGTAAAAATATGCTTGTGGAAGGGAACCATGTTAAACACCATAGGGATGGTATCTACTTTGAATTTGTAAAAGACAGCACCATTATTAATAATGTAAGTGAAGAGAACCTCAGATACGGCTTACACTTTATGTTTTCCCATAGGGATAATTATATAAATAATACATTTAGAAGAAACGGAGCCGGTGTTGCTGTAATGTATACAAAACATGTGTATATGGCTAATAACAGATTTGAGTATAACTGGGGAGCAGAATCTTACGGAATTTTACTGAAAGAGATATATGACAGCTATATGTATCATAATGTTTTTTACAAAAATACCACAGGAATTTTTTCTGATAACACAAACAGAACAAAAATTATAGAGAATGATTTTATTGAAAATGGATGGGCAATGAGAATTTGGGCTAATTCACAGGATAATTTATTCAAACATAATAACTTTATTTCAAATACATTTAATCTGGCTACAAATAGCTTTGAAAATCCAAATAAATATGAAGAAAATTACTGGAGTGATTACAAAGGATACGACCTTAACCACGATGGAATAGGGGATGTCCCTTATAGACCTGTATCCTTATTTGGATATCTGACAGAAAACTATCCCCAGTCTATAATACTTAGTAGAAGTTTTTTTGTATATCTGATAGACCTTACAGAAAGGATGTTCCCAATGCTTATACCCTCAAGTCTGGTTGATAAAAGACCTCTTATGAGGAGATATGAATGGTCAAAGTAA
- a CDS encoding TonB-dependent receptor, which produces MKRLLLAGMLVPAFLSYANAQEVIKVKKITVSEEILPEETKGETKEATQEDVKITRQIDLGEILSGLFPEVNHIRKGGTANDITIRGFGRDNINVLIDGQRVYGACPNRMDPTIFHLSTRQVKEVKILEGPFDVSNQGSLAGVVNLVSKDPEAGAGGSIFFTGGYFNYLSGGVEAYGGNETVRVLAGYSKQYSKPYESGEGKKITEYKHPKAANDYKPSEIDHTAFNIDNVWTKVVITPNDDNEIKINYAFDEAKDVLYPYLLMDAVYDRTHRINGEYYLKPLDIKISAYWNFVKHDMQDRWRKSSNMWVSRGYMMRTLAKTRTYGVKIEKGWKTGDIKLKTGIEAYKRNWRADNVVMNNDNRGMIPDVDIKNIGAYIQGAKKINNLVVSAGVRVDSTKSEADKNALGTANRNIYNEYYGNNYDLNQTDTYVTGNILFRYNFDKRSNAYIGFGHTVRVPDPEERFIALKKPMTKPDWVGNPNLDPVKNNEMDAGFEYYWGLFGIKGNIFYSDLTDYIYLTKIQNQSGTKKAMSYQNIDAHIYGGDVTAIGMLTDTVSVEIGAAYQRGKKDSGKYTDSDLAEIPPLKTRLAIKYDNGTAFGMLETIYSAKQSKVDSDLNEKETKSYYVVNLKTGYNVGDRAFVGLGIDNLFDKNYYTHLSYLRNPFSSGMKVPEPGRFVYMNISLKF; this is translated from the coding sequence ATGAAAAGGCTTCTACTGGCGGGGATGCTTGTTCCGGCTTTCCTATCCTATGCAAATGCACAGGAAGTAATCAAAGTTAAAAAAATCACTGTATCTGAAGAAATTCTCCCTGAAGAAACCAAAGGAGAAACCAAAGAAGCTACACAGGAGGATGTTAAAATCACAAGACAGATTGATTTAGGAGAAATCTTATCGGGACTATTTCCAGAGGTTAACCATATAAGAAAAGGTGGAACAGCTAACGATATTACTATTAGGGGATTTGGTAGAGATAATATAAATGTGCTAATAGACGGCCAGAGGGTTTATGGAGCCTGCCCAAACAGAATGGACCCCACTATATTCCATCTATCAACAAGACAGGTAAAGGAAGTAAAAATCTTAGAAGGTCCCTTTGATGTTTCAAATCAAGGTTCACTTGCAGGGGTTGTCAATCTGGTATCCAAAGACCCGGAAGCAGGAGCAGGAGGTTCAATATTTTTTACAGGAGGATATTTTAACTATCTGTCAGGAGGAGTTGAAGCCTATGGTGGAAATGAAACTGTAAGAGTCCTTGCAGGCTATAGCAAACAATACTCTAAACCTTATGAGTCAGGAGAAGGTAAAAAAATCACTGAGTATAAACACCCAAAAGCTGCCAATGATTATAAGCCTTCCGAAATAGACCACACAGCATTTAATATTGACAACGTATGGACAAAGGTTGTGATAACACCTAACGATGATAATGAGATAAAAATTAATTACGCTTTTGATGAGGCAAAGGATGTTTTATATCCTTATCTGCTTATGGATGCTGTTTATGATAGAACCCACAGGATAAATGGTGAATATTATCTTAAGCCACTTGATATCAAAATATCTGCCTACTGGAACTTTGTAAAACATGATATGCAGGATAGATGGAGAAAATCTTCTAATATGTGGGTTTCCCGTGGATATATGATGAGAACACTGGCCAAAACAAGAACATACGGAGTAAAGATTGAAAAAGGCTGGAAAACAGGGGATATAAAACTAAAAACAGGAATAGAAGCCTATAAAAGAAACTGGAGAGCTGATAATGTTGTTATGAATAACGATAACAGAGGAATGATACCTGATGTTGATATTAAGAATATAGGTGCTTATATTCAGGGAGCTAAAAAAATTAATAATCTTGTAGTATCAGCAGGAGTTAGAGTGGACAGCACAAAATCTGAAGCTGATAAAAACGCACTTGGGACAGCAAACAGAAATATATATAACGAGTATTACGGAAATAATTACGACCTTAACCAGACAGATACTTATGTAACAGGAAATATTCTTTTCAGATATAACTTTGATAAAAGGTCAAATGCTTATATTGGTTTTGGACATACTGTTAGAGTTCCAGACCCTGAAGAAAGATTTATAGCATTAAAAAAACCAATGACAAAACCTGACTGGGTAGGAAATCCTAATCTTGACCCTGTGAAAAATAATGAAATGGATGCAGGATTTGAGTATTACTGGGGATTATTTGGAATTAAAGGAAACATCTTTTACAGTGACCTTACAGACTATATCTACTTAACAAAAATCCAAAACCAATCAGGAACAAAAAAAGCCATGTCTTACCAAAATATAGATGCCCATATATACGGTGGAGATGTAACAGCTATTGGAATGTTGACAGATACAGTTTCAGTAGAAATAGGAGCTGCTTATCAAAGGGGTAAAAAGGATAGCGGGAAATATACAGATAGCGACCTTGCAGAAATTCCACCGCTAAAAACAAGACTTGCTATCAAATATGACAATGGAACAGCCTTTGGAATGCTGGAAACAATCTACTCCGCAAAACAATCAAAGGTGGACAGTGACCTGAATGAAAAAGAGACAAAATCTTATTATGTAGTAAATCTCAAAACAGGATACAACGTTGGAGATAGGGCATTTGTTGGTCTCGGAATAGACAACCTATTTGATAAAAATTACTATACTCATCTGTCTTATCTGAGAAATCCATTTAGCAGTGGTATGAAAGTTCCTGAACCTGGAAGATTTGTTTACATGAATATTAGTCTTAAGTTTTAG
- a CDS encoding nitrous oxide reductase accessory protein NosL → MIKNKIIKIFLLIMAPAAIFFFFDGCKKKEVKPVPINYGQDECAYCRMKITDPRYGSELLLKTGKAYKFDSVECLAAFYLEYKDKEKIHSLWVPDFLTKKFIPAEKAIYLRAKNLPSPMGMNLSAFENRQELEKVRQKYGGEILNWEQVLQLVKKEWIENKNKMHKHMKM, encoded by the coding sequence ATGATAAAAAATAAAATAATAAAGATTTTCTTACTTATAATGGCTCCGGCGGCCATTTTTTTCTTTTTTGATGGTTGTAAGAAAAAAGAAGTTAAACCTGTCCCTATTAATTATGGGCAAGATGAATGTGCATACTGTAGAATGAAAATCACAGACCCAAGATATGGGTCGGAATTACTTTTGAAAACTGGAAAGGCATATAAATTTGATAGTGTAGAATGCCTTGCGGCATTTTATCTGGAATACAAAGATAAAGAGAAAATACATTCCCTATGGGTTCCGGACTTTTTAACCAAAAAATTTATTCCTGCGGAAAAAGCTATTTATCTAAGAGCTAAGAACTTACCCAGCCCTATGGGTATGAACCTGTCTGCATTTGAAAACAGACAGGAATTGGAAAAAGTAAGACAAAAATATGGTGGTGAAATATTAAACTGGGAGCAAGTTCTCCAGCTTGTTAAAAAAGAATGGATAGAAAACAAAAATAAAATGCATAAACATATGAAAATGTAA
- a CDS encoding GGDEF domain-containing protein — protein sequence MFKWKKNKEIYYDTTSPEFDKIRLIYIFITIGSIVLYIMSFIHLQRGEKDLFFFEFLVSTGGLLSLLYMRTTGKVHVAENFILIGLYILFVMIIIDGGLEKTGIYWIFVFPFVSFFLKGNKIGLLWNMLILGTIGLLVYLSHEKIVSIAYTPIEIRQFLGAYMIVMLLAYIFENALLKSYDKLSKLAMTDSLTGLYNRYYLFKRLEEEIKRAKRYNHPLCLIIFDIDNFKQINDKYGHDVGDAVLSMVARVVKRNIRETDIAGRFGGEEFVIVCPETDIQNGYIVAEKIRKTISQINFGDFNVTVSIGLACFNDETAEQLLKKADIALYRAKNSGKNKVEIYDKKNCPQREQMKTTHQEQQAV from the coding sequence ATGTTTAAATGGAAAAAAAATAAAGAAATTTATTATGACACCACTTCCCCTGAATTTGATAAAATTCGATTAATATATATATTTATCACTATAGGTTCTATAGTTTTATACATTATGTCATTTATTCATCTTCAAAGGGGAGAAAAAGATTTATTTTTCTTTGAATTTCTTGTTTCAACAGGGGGATTACTTAGTCTCCTATATATGCGAACTACAGGCAAAGTTCATGTAGCAGAAAATTTCATACTTATAGGTCTTTATATCCTGTTTGTTATGATTATCATTGATGGAGGACTTGAAAAAACAGGTATTTACTGGATATTTGTTTTTCCATTTGTTTCGTTTTTCCTAAAGGGAAATAAAATCGGTCTTTTATGGAATATGCTCATCCTTGGAACAATAGGTCTTCTTGTATATCTTAGCCATGAAAAAATAGTTTCAATTGCTTATACCCCTATAGAGATACGCCAATTTTTAGGGGCTTATATGATTGTTATGTTGCTTGCATACATATTTGAAAATGCCCTTTTGAAATCTTATGACAAACTTTCTAAACTTGCCATGACAGATTCTCTAACAGGTTTGTATAACAGATATTACCTGTTTAAAAGATTAGAAGAAGAGATAAAAAGGGCAAAAAGGTATAATCATCCATTGTGTCTAATCATTTTTGATATTGATAATTTTAAACAGATAAATGATAAATATGGTCATGATGTTGGGGATGCTGTTTTATCAATGGTGGCAAGGGTTGTAAAAAGAAATATAAGAGAAACAGATATAGCTGGCCGTTTTGGTGGTGAAGAATTTGTTATTGTATGTCCTGAAACAGATATACAAAATGGTTATATAGTGGCAGAAAAAATTAGAAAAACAATATCCCAAATAAATTTTGGAGATTTTAATGTTACTGTGAGTATAGGATTAGCCTGTTTTAATGATGAAACAGCTGAGCAACTTCTTAAGAAAGCAGATATAGCTCTTTATAGGGCTAAAAATTCTGGTAAAAATAAAGTTGAGATATATGATAAAAAAAACTGCCCCCAAAGGGAGCAGATGAAAACAACACACCAGGAGCAGCAAGCAGTCTAA
- a CDS encoding c-type cytochrome gives MKKLFAAVVISSVAFVSTSNAITRGEIEKNPLLMGKMLAKRCAWCHDINRIVIAPPFKTILERYKNVPDDTLKKQFAEVIKNGSKGKWTKWMKEHIKAKKLGSVEAMYMPPQRPYYNDKEIELIVNWLLSLRK, from the coding sequence ATGAAAAAGCTGTTTGCTGCTGTGGTTATTTCTTCTGTTGCCTTTGTATCTACGAGTAATGCAATCACACGGGGAGAAATAGAAAAAAATCCATTGCTTATGGGTAAAATGCTGGCCAAAAGATGTGCATGGTGTCATGATATAAACAGGATTGTAATTGCACCGCCTTTTAAAACTATTTTAGAAAGATATAAAAATGTTCCAGATGATACATTAAAAAAACAGTTTGCAGAAGTTATTAAAAATGGAAGCAAAGGCAAATGGACTAAATGGATGAAAGAACATATCAAGGCTAAAAAATTAGGAAGTGTAGAGGCAATGTATATGCCTCCACAAAGACCTTATTACAACGATAAAGAGATTGAACTTATTGTTAACTGGCTTTTAAGCCTGAGGAAATAA
- a CDS encoding ABC transporter ATP-binding protein, with protein MVKVKNLYKKFGKQEVLKGINLNLTKGKVVSILGPNGSGKTTLIKSILGLVIPTEGEIYVKGESIDKSWYYRRFIGYMPQVAVFPENLTLKEVINMLIDIRREGYNPNIKEEFIKYFKLEQYMDKKLKNLSGGTKQKVSALITFMFDPEIFFLDEPTVGLDPVSSSFLKDKIRQQVERDKLVVLTSHIMSEVEELADEIVFLLEGQIYITGTVKEIIEKSGEKNLERAIAKLMEKGYHAKAS; from the coding sequence ATGGTCAAAGTAAAAAATCTTTATAAAAAATTTGGTAAACAGGAAGTTTTAAAAGGAATAAATCTGAATTTAACAAAAGGTAAAGTAGTTTCTATTTTAGGACCTAACGGTTCTGGAAAAACAACCCTTATAAAATCAATTTTAGGCCTTGTGATACCAACAGAAGGAGAAATTTATGTAAAAGGCGAAAGTATAGATAAAAGCTGGTATTACAGAAGATTTATCGGTTATATGCCTCAAGTTGCTGTTTTCCCTGAAAATTTAACTTTAAAAGAAGTGATTAATATGCTTATAGATATAAGAAGGGAAGGATACAACCCAAACATAAAGGAAGAATTCATAAAATACTTTAAACTTGAGCAATATATGGACAAAAAACTTAAGAATTTATCTGGAGGAACAAAACAAAAAGTAAGCGCATTAATTACATTTATGTTTGACCCTGAGATTTTCTTTTTAGATGAACCAACAGTGGGACTTGACCCGGTTTCCAGCAGTTTCCTCAAAGACAAAATTCGTCAGCAGGTAGAAAGGGATAAATTAGTTGTTTTGACCTCCCATATTATGAGCGAAGTTGAGGAACTTGCAGATGAGATAGTGTTTCTACTGGAAGGACAGATTTATATTACAGGAACAGTAAAAGAGATAATAGAAAAATCAGGTGAAAAAAATCTTGAAAGGGCTATAGCAAAACTAATGGAGAAAGGATACCATGCTAAAGCTTCTTAA
- a CDS encoding c-type cytochrome — protein MKKFLSVVAAVGLITSIASAGDTTKQVEELANKYGCSGCHAVDKVKQGPPYRIVAKEYKGKPNAKETLVKSVLGGSMGKWQRLGKKYGVKIKAFYMPAQHGVNKQQAEKIIDLILKLDTK, from the coding sequence ATGAAAAAGTTCCTATCGGTTGTAGCAGCTGTCGGACTAATAACATCTATAGCTTCAGCAGGGGATACAACAAAGCAAGTAGAGGAACTTGCTAACAAATATGGATGTAGTGGATGCCATGCGGTAGATAAAGTCAAACAGGGACCACCTTACAGGATAGTTGCAAAAGAGTATAAAGGAAAACCAAATGCAAAAGAAACACTTGTTAAAAGTGTTTTAGGTGGTTCTATGGGAAAATGGCAAAGATTAGGCAAAAAATATGGAGTAAAAATAAAAGCTTTTTATATGCCTGCACAACATGGTGTTAATAAACAGCAAGCAGAAAAAATAATAGACCTTATCCTCAAATTAGATACCAAATAA
- a CDS encoding SCO family protein: MNKLRILVLAVMLFLTQTVLAYQFYGYPYVQKVHNFTLTDQDGKKVSLSDFKGKYLLIFFGYTYCPDVCPTTMFRISETLKHLGKYKDKVHVLFISVDPERDTPKLLKKFLSFYDPSGKYMTGLTGSPEEIKKVAHMFRAYYEKVPVKDNPEVGYLVDHTAFIYLLDKNGVIRLIFRPANDDPEKIAQDIIQVMKFFGDAK; encoded by the coding sequence ATGAACAAATTAAGAATTTTAGTATTAGCAGTTATGTTATTCTTAACCCAAACAGTTTTGGCATATCAGTTTTATGGTTATCCTTATGTCCAAAAAGTTCATAATTTTACTCTTACTGATCAAGACGGTAAAAAGGTAAGTCTCTCAGATTTTAAAGGAAAGTATCTTCTTATATTCTTTGGATATACATACTGCCCAGACGTATGTCCTACAACTATGTTTAGAATTTCTGAAACATTAAAACATCTGGGAAAATACAAAGATAAAGTTCATGTGTTATTTATTTCTGTAGACCCTGAAAGAGATACACCAAAACTTTTAAAAAAATTCCTTTCTTTTTATGATCCATCAGGAAAATATATGACAGGGCTTACAGGTTCACCTGAAGAAATAAAAAAGGTTGCACATATGTTTAGGGCATACTACGAAAAAGTCCCTGTAAAAGATAATCCAGAAGTAGGCTATCTGGTAGACCATACAGCATTTATTTATCTACTTGATAAAAATGGAGTTATCAGGTTAATCTTTAGACCTGCAAATGATGATCCTGAAAAAATAGCTCAGGATATAATACAAGTAATGAAATTCTTTGGAGATGCAAAATGA
- the nosZ gene encoding Sec-dependent nitrous-oxide reductase produces the protein MKSKVKLALFSTVAAGLLSLPSQAQSPAEKVYVPHGKHDEFYAFLSGGYNGQIGVYGLPSGRLLKVIPVFSVFPMNGYGYSEETKAMLMTSHGFIPWGDTHHPELSQTNGVPDGRWLFVNENNTPRVARIDLKTFETEEIIEIPFSAGNHASSFITPDSKYVTAATRFSIPIPQKDVPIADYKKYFKGTLTFIRADQPGKMDIAFQILVPGYDYDLAHCGKGPSYGWCFFTSYNTEQAHTLLEINASMKDKDYIAAVNWKRAEECIAQGKYHVMKTRYAHNYRPLDGDRIARSEIKTEVKWIIPKECPGVMYYLPTPKSPHGVDVSPDGRYIIGGGKLATVIPIHSFDKMINAIKNKQFAGEVDGIPILKYEAVNHCELPNPCLGPLHTEFDGKGHAYTSCFISSDVVYYDYKKCKILGHVPTYYSVGHLMIPGGDSAKPWGKYLLPMNKITKDVFLPTGPELPHAGQLYDISVNVENTKPQFLLDVAELGEPHYAQAIPAKLLAPKTQKIFELDKNQNPYATKSEEEAKVVRKGNEVHVYMTAIRSHFTPDNIEGVKVGDTVYFHVTNIEQDWDIPHGFAVFGAKTSNLLIMPGETLTLKWKPEKPGVYPFYCTDFCSALHQEMQGYVRVSPANANVPIKYGTGEEMHVVK, from the coding sequence ATGAAATCCAAAGTCAAGCTGGCACTGTTTTCAACGGTGGCAGCTGGGCTTCTTTCTTTGCCATCACAGGCACAGAGCCCAGCAGAAAAAGTTTATGTTCCACACGGAAAGCATGATGAATTTTATGCTTTCTTATCAGGAGGTTACAACGGTCAGATAGGAGTTTACGGGCTTCCTTCTGGAAGGCTGCTAAAAGTAATTCCTGTTTTCTCTGTATTTCCAATGAATGGTTATGGATATTCTGAGGAAACAAAAGCAATGTTAATGACAAGCCATGGATTTATTCCATGGGGAGACACACACCACCCAGAACTTTCACAAACAAACGGTGTCCCTGATGGAAGATGGTTGTTTGTAAATGAAAACAACACACCAAGAGTAGCAAGGATTGATCTTAAAACATTTGAAACAGAAGAAATTATTGAAATTCCATTTTCAGCAGGGAACCACGCTTCATCTTTTATAACTCCAGACTCAAAATATGTAACAGCTGCAACAAGATTTTCTATTCCAATTCCTCAAAAAGATGTTCCTATTGCGGATTATAAAAAATATTTCAAAGGAACATTAACATTTATCAGAGCTGACCAGCCAGGTAAAATGGATATAGCATTTCAAATTCTTGTTCCAGGTTATGACTACGACCTGGCACACTGTGGTAAAGGCCCATCTTATGGATGGTGTTTCTTCACATCATATAACACAGAACAAGCGCATACACTCCTTGAAATTAATGCTTCTATGAAAGATAAAGACTATATTGCGGCTGTTAATTGGAAAAGAGCAGAAGAATGTATAGCACAAGGTAAATATCATGTAATGAAAACCAGATATGCCCATAATTATAGACCTTTAGATGGAGATAGAATAGCAAGATCTGAAATAAAAACAGAGGTTAAATGGATTATCCCAAAAGAATGTCCGGGAGTTATGTATTATCTGCCAACACCAAAATCACCACACGGTGTTGATGTATCTCCAGACGGAAGATACATCATTGGTGGTGGTAAACTGGCAACAGTTATACCAATCCATTCATTTGATAAGATGATAAACGCTATCAAAAACAAACAATTTGCAGGCGAAGTTGATGGAATTCCAATTCTGAAATATGAAGCTGTTAACCACTGTGAACTTCCAAACCCATGTCTTGGACCACTGCACACAGAATTTGACGGAAAAGGTCATGCTTATACATCATGTTTCATTTCCTCAGATGTTGTTTACTACGACTACAAAAAATGTAAAATACTTGGACACGTTCCAACATACTACTCTGTTGGTCACCTGATGATTCCAGGTGGAGACTCTGCAAAACCATGGGGTAAATACCTTCTACCTATGAACAAAATTACAAAAGATGTATTCCTGCCAACAGGTCCAGAACTGCCACACGCAGGACAGCTTTATGATATTTCTGTAAATGTTGAAAATACAAAACCACAATTCCTCTTAGACGTTGCTGAACTTGGTGAACCTCACTATGCACAGGCTATTCCTGCAAAACTCCTTGCACCAAAAACACAAAAAATCTTTGAACTTGATAAAAACCAAAACCCATATGCTACAAAATCTGAAGAAGAAGCAAAAGTTGTAAGAAAAGGAAACGAAGTTCATGTTTATATGACAGCTATCAGATCACACTTTACACCTGACAATATTGAAGGTGTAAAAGTTGGTGATACAGTTTACTTCCATGTAACAAACATTGAACAAGACTGGGATATCCCACACGGATTTGCAGTATTCGGAGCAAAAACATCAAACCTCCTTATTATGCCAGGTGAAACACTCACTCTTAAATGGAAACCAGAAAAACCAGGAGTTTACCCATTCTACTGCACAGACTTCTGTTCTGCTCTGCACCAAGAAATGCAAGGTTATGTAAGAGTATCACCTGCAAATGCTAATGTTCCTATCAAATACGGCACAGGCGAAGAAATGCACGTAGTAAAATAA